In Amyelois transitella isolate CPQ chromosome 13, ilAmyTran1.1, whole genome shotgun sequence, a genomic segment contains:
- the LOC106139845 gene encoding uncharacterized protein LOC106139845 isoform X6: protein MCSCSKFYDFWRNSCGAGMSLDEGRQSQRPYRYGMVLLCAGALINWLGLAEDYAEPVRYVGVACIVAGALLICAAMCCWLQSPARQPQHDRTSPDTHQIDDPIHVISMPDDESMQQKPPDYDTVAGAPPTYDDAIKLNPARLLPATSSARHDLVPLPIPGQLDDGAPTIPHTQHTAIAPVHRSQVPKTPPPPYNPTHAIR from the exons gcaTGTCCCTTGACGAAGGCAGACAATCGCAGAGGCCGTACAGATATGGCATGGTGCTGCTCTGCGCCGGCGCACTGATTAACTGGCTGGGTCTGGCTGAGGACTACGCAGAGCCTGTGCGCTACGTCGGCGTCGCGTGCATCGTCGCCGGCGCATTGCTCATATGTGCCGCCATGTGCTGCTGGCTGCAATCGCCGGCGAGGCAGCCGCAACACGACCGCACATCTCCTGATACTCATCAA ATCGACGACCCTATCCACGTAATATCAATGCCAGATGACGAGAGCATGCAGCAGAAGCCGCCAGACTACGACACGGTGGCCGGCGCGCCGCCTACTTATGACGACGCCATCAAGCTGAACCCTGCGCGGCTGCTGCCTGCCACCAGCAGCGCGCGCCACGACCTCGTGCCGCTGCCCATCCCCGGCCAGCTCGACGACGGCGCCCCCACCATTCCGCACACGCAACACACCGCCATCGCCCCCGTCCATAGGTCGCAAGTCCCCAAGACACCGCCGCCGCCCTACAACCCCACACATGCCATCAGATGA
- the LOC106139838 gene encoding ubiquitin carboxyl-terminal hydrolase calypso — MKTMPVELNSLTEGWLELESDPGLFTLLLEDFGVKGVQVEEIYDLHKPLESPVYGFIFLFRWIEERRSRRKFVEQIESFVRDEETINNIFFAQQMVPNSCATHALLSILLNCPNLHLGETLSRLKHHTMGMNPENKGWAIGNTPELACAHNSHAIPQARKKTDKNAGVSTGRFTGEAYHFVSFVPINGHLFELDGLKPYPTDHGPWAIDEDWTDKFRRVMAERLGRDAGEQVHDIRFNLMAVVPDRRIALTQKLSSLELNQKRVKEAMSKIGKHLRHLLAKREYDEQGELIQPLNHNLGENMVQISEENMLSSLESAQVQMYDLDYTQPITIEIGATDHPQQDNSLLLANPVEQGAIVKFFTLNRDNEIIGDIYPSSTTAIVRSNECPIVMCFESAAEQPFKPRKLLLTHAELNALMTSIVSEVQACQQALNDENDKRDMYKVDDCRRTHNYDEFICTFLSMLAEQGALAELVAAQLERGRAPRVRRRRPRPRPRARPRPRPRGRK; from the exons ATGAAAACCATGCCAGTTGAACTAAACAGCCTCACAGAAGGATGGTTGGAGTTAGAAAGTGATCCGGGTCTTTTTACGTTACTGCTAGAAGACTTTGGAGTCAAAGGAGTGCAAGTTGAAGAGATTTACGATTTGCACAAACCTTTAGAAAGTCCCGTGTATGGTTTTATATTCCTATTTAGATGGATAGAAGAGAGGAGATCCCGTCGAAAGTTTGTAGAGCAAATAGAGAGCTTCGTTCGCGATGAAGAGACTatcaacaatatatttttcgcGCAACAAATGGTGCCAAATAGTTGTGCCACACATGCCTTGCTATCTATACTATTGAACTGTCCAAACTTACACCTTGGTGAAACTTTGAGCAGACTGAAG CACCACACCATGGGAATGAACCCAGAGAATAAAGGATGGGCTATTGGAAACACACCAGAATTAGCATGTGCTCATAACTCGCATGCCATTCCTCAGGCACGAAAGAAAACTGATAAAAATGCTGGAGTCTCCACTGGCCGCTTCACAG GGGAAGCTTACCATTTCGTCAGTTTTGTTCCTATAAATGGTCATTTATTCGAATTAGATGGTCTTAAGCCATACCCCACTGACCATGGGCCTTGGGCCATTGACGAAGACTGGACAGACAAATTCAGAAGAGTTATGGCAGAAAGGTTAGGTCGAGATGCTGGTGAACAAGTACATGATATAAG GTTTAATTTGATGGCTGTAGTTCCTGACAGAAGGATTGCTTTAACACAGAAGCTCAGTTCACTTGAACTTAATCAAAAGAGAGTGAAAGAAGCCATGTCTAAGATTGGGAAACATTTACGGCATCTATTAGCAAAAAGAGAATATgatg AACAAGGAGAACTTATTCAACCACTGAACCATAATTTAGGAGAAAACATGGTACAAATAAGTGAAGAGAATATGCTATCATCTTTGGAATCGGCCCAAGTTCAGATGTACGATTTGGATTACACTCAGCCGATCACCATTGAGATTGGGGCTACTGACCACCCACAGCAGGACAACAGCTTGCTTTTAG cAAACCCAGTTGAACAAGGTGCCATCGTCAAGTTCTTCACACTAAACAGAGACAATGAAATAATAGGAGAT ATATACCCATCTTCCACAACAGCGATAGTAAGAAGTAACGAGTGTCCGATAGTGATGTGCTTCGAGTCGGCGGCCGAGCAGCCGTTCAAGCCACGCAAGCTATTGCTAACGCACGCGGAGCTGAATGCTCTCATGACTAGTATAGTGAGCGAGGTGCAAGCATGTCAGCAGGCTTTGAACGACGAAAACGATAAGAGGGATATGTATAAG GTGGACGACTGCCGGCGCACGCACAACTACGACGAGTTCATCTGCACGTTCCTGTCGATGCTGGCGGAGCAGGGCGCGCTGGCCGAGCTGGTGGCCGCGCAGCTGGAGCGGGGCCGCGCGCCGCGCGTGCGCCGGCGCAGGCCGCGCCCCCGGCCGCGCGCCAGGCCGCGCCCGAGGCCGCGCGGCAGGAAGTGA
- the LOC106139845 gene encoding uncharacterized protein LOC106139845 isoform X4: MGHLMRSALVIGLGKDDDGMSLDEGRQSQRPYRYGMVLLCAGALINWLGLAEDYAEPVRYVGVACIVAGALLICAAMCCWLQSPARQPQHDRTSPDTHQIDDPIHVISMPDDESMQQKPPDYDTVAGAPPTYDDAIKLNPARLLPATSSARHDLVPLPIPGQLDDGAPTIPHTQHTAIAPVHRSQVPKTPPPPYNPTHAIR; the protein is encoded by the exons gcaTGTCCCTTGACGAAGGCAGACAATCGCAGAGGCCGTACAGATATGGCATGGTGCTGCTCTGCGCCGGCGCACTGATTAACTGGCTGGGTCTGGCTGAGGACTACGCAGAGCCTGTGCGCTACGTCGGCGTCGCGTGCATCGTCGCCGGCGCATTGCTCATATGTGCCGCCATGTGCTGCTGGCTGCAATCGCCGGCGAGGCAGCCGCAACACGACCGCACATCTCCTGATACTCATCAA ATCGACGACCCTATCCACGTAATATCAATGCCAGATGACGAGAGCATGCAGCAGAAGCCGCCAGACTACGACACGGTGGCCGGCGCGCCGCCTACTTATGACGACGCCATCAAGCTGAACCCTGCGCGGCTGCTGCCTGCCACCAGCAGCGCGCGCCACGACCTCGTGCCGCTGCCCATCCCCGGCCAGCTCGACGACGGCGCCCCCACCATTCCGCACACGCAACACACCGCCATCGCCCCCGTCCATAGGTCGCAAGTCCCCAAGACACCGCCGCCGCCCTACAACCCCACACATGCCATCAGATGA
- the LOC106139845 gene encoding uncharacterized protein LOC106139845 isoform X5, with protein sequence MAFTSYHYWTFPGRQQFACMSLDEGRQSQRPYRYGMVLLCAGALINWLGLAEDYAEPVRYVGVACIVAGALLICAAMCCWLQSPARQPQHDRTSPDTHQIDDPIHVISMPDDESMQQKPPDYDTVAGAPPTYDDAIKLNPARLLPATSSARHDLVPLPIPGQLDDGAPTIPHTQHTAIAPVHRSQVPKTPPPPYNPTHAIR encoded by the exons atggcgTTTACATCGTATCATTACTGGACGTTTCCTGGAAGACAACAATTCGCAT gcaTGTCCCTTGACGAAGGCAGACAATCGCAGAGGCCGTACAGATATGGCATGGTGCTGCTCTGCGCCGGCGCACTGATTAACTGGCTGGGTCTGGCTGAGGACTACGCAGAGCCTGTGCGCTACGTCGGCGTCGCGTGCATCGTCGCCGGCGCATTGCTCATATGTGCCGCCATGTGCTGCTGGCTGCAATCGCCGGCGAGGCAGCCGCAACACGACCGCACATCTCCTGATACTCATCAA ATCGACGACCCTATCCACGTAATATCAATGCCAGATGACGAGAGCATGCAGCAGAAGCCGCCAGACTACGACACGGTGGCCGGCGCGCCGCCTACTTATGACGACGCCATCAAGCTGAACCCTGCGCGGCTGCTGCCTGCCACCAGCAGCGCGCGCCACGACCTCGTGCCGCTGCCCATCCCCGGCCAGCTCGACGACGGCGCCCCCACCATTCCGCACACGCAACACACCGCCATCGCCCCCGTCCATAGGTCGCAAGTCCCCAAGACACCGCCGCCGCCCTACAACCCCACACATGCCATCAGATGA